The Gordonia iterans DNA window GTCAGGTCGTTGAACGGTGAGACGGGGAACTCCTTCTCCACCACGGCCCGCCCGAACTGATCGACGTCGAGCACGTAGCAGTGACGGCCCCCGTACGTGTTGTGCACTTCGGCGACGACGTACGCGAGGGTGCCATCGGGCCGATGGCACCAGAACACGCTCAGTGGGTTGAACACGAATCCCGCGACCCGCGGAGACATCAGCGCTGTGACCGGTCCCGCCACCGGCTCGACACCGGCCCCACGCAGGTGACGTTCCAGCCGGCCGCGCAAAGTCTCGGCGACAGCGGGTGGCTCGGGGAAGTGGTCGGCAGCCCGAAATCGAGCGAACGGACGAAGCGGTGCCGCCAGCTGAGGCAGATCGTCGATGTCGATCAACCACGTGCGGCTGCGGTAGGAGAAGCGGTGGGTCACCGGACCGGCCCGCCGGTGCGCCACCCGCACCTCCGCGATCGCCGGAAGAAGAGGTCTCGACGTGCTCATCGCACCGCCTCCCGCACGTCCGGGACCTTCCAACGGACGCCGAGCCGCGCGGCGGCACGAACGCCCGAGGACGCGCCGTC harbors:
- a CDS encoding DUF1365 domain-containing protein; its protein translation is MSTSRPLLPAIAEVRVAHRRAGPVTHRFSYRSRTWLIDIDDLPQLAAPLRPFARFRAADHFPEPPAVAETLRGRLERHLRGAGVEPVAGPVTALMSPRVAGFVFNPLSVFWCHRPDGTLAYVVAEVHNTYGGRHCYVLDVDQFGRAVVEKEFPVSPFNDLTGHYRLHLPEPREDGRIGLSVVLERPDEEPFLATLAGRALPVTARRVALAQVTTPLAPWVVALRIRIQGIRLWLKRLPILRSPSPERTTTVATEHVTSDQPITRSESQR